One Natator depressus isolate rNatDep1 chromosome 3, rNatDep2.hap1, whole genome shotgun sequence DNA segment encodes these proteins:
- the ADGRF5 gene encoding adhesion G protein-coupled receptor F5 has protein sequence MLSLGIKVFCFLLLIVTTSTHASMEVNFELNFDPFIHHSPGSKYGTEENIPTDLHRQKRQVAALGFSPVEYKVDIEIISTDSSLLESVKDYFKNLSFPVIINTSDAAMNISSLNITTVCSLISNNETHCSCESGYGWPAAVCTAKSICPGTVPTQEEICDCITELPSQGPYCQLQPAGIATITLKLSVRLGVVFQDALKNSSSELYKTYEKDLENAFTASYKSLPGFVSARVTSFRAGSVIVDYEIKAAPATVSQIKNASRNIQHSLDTSYMLIPDSLEITGQTNFSVSPEDIFQGDTVKMNCKTWVDTGNVTWYHSGHEILNSIRHSIRTITIEEITKSVLEITRVTQHDTGPYTCVFMSSSVDYTLSFKETQNITVAPINVVQSGDTEVVCDGTKVTLSCCVDGNIQSFTTNWRPNRATNILGTVSFTPNCTEYTLQANQSQCPNKSDPEITYTCDVSTGHGALRSKAIKVTYLRVANVEISSNTKAQVSQGHNFSLTCTSKVSNCNNVTWQIQSQIIDSGLYLCNLESPSNARSVLTVKAATQAWNGTYTCTFFQKFLPSSASTTVEIVPLPLKQNIVRDPIQGFIRCNVSQVLKCCIDGMENYDVTFTVRQMEFKGVRKTQGNQVCYTYNYTESCNLQSDVTAYCTFVNRIQDKVESETMSLSIISENKVTCSNSIGVGQQGAQIIKPCPDSKDVNGTSIPVRGTIIYVCNNTNWEVARKSCISDQISTLLSSAESLVSGPQPAEQLATYLETLHNITIKEQQEINNSSANLGAVITILDLVSTIPTDAEPHTMTNFLSTVDIIVNSSTIPAWKDLNNQQTEKSSLLLKSVERFSRSLQPANNIIPSITNTNLQLQGIIITENSMLDYNKNFIFPSSANLSGNVLIRRNETENLKPNSTIITVAFSTLKDILPKPNETGKVVNSLVMMTTTMNSTLPPDFQISLTFAKSNSSLEKPQCVFWNFSLSGNAGGWDDTGCHLKDEGDNIICTCSHLTSFSILMSPDLKLTAPGTPLDYITYIGLSISIASLMICILIESLVWKYVTKNRTSYMRHVCILNIAVSLLIADIWFIVSASLQDTKKLVNGNVCIAATFFIHLFYLSVFFWMLALGLMIFYRLVFILHDTSKTIQKAVAFSLGYGCPLIISVITIAVTQPHDAYRRENACWLNWEKSKALLAFVVPALIIVAVNSIIAVVILVKILRPAIGEKPSKQERSSLIQAIKNVATLTPLLGLTWGFGLATLSKDSSIVFHILFTLLNAFQGLFILVFGTLRDKKVLEALLNKYSFARWSTQQTKSVSLGESAPVFSMNSQVSGALNNLFGKTGKYKISSTETTGSFSEPTSNTYSLLH, from the exons CCTGGCAGCAAATATGGAACAGAAGAGAACATCCCAACAGACCTGCACAGGCAGAAGCGACAGG tggCTGCACTTGGCTTTTCTCCTGTGGAATACAAGGTTGACATTGAGATCATTTCTACAGATTCATCTCTCTTGGAATCCGTCAAAGATTATTTCAAGAATCTTAGTTTTCCAGTCATAATAAACACCTCAGATGCAGCAATGAACATTTCAAGCCTCAATATTACTACAG TATGCAGTCTCATCAGTAATAATGAGACCCATTGTTCTTGTGAAAGTGGGTACGGATGGCCAGCTGCAGTGTGCACTGCCAAGTCAATCTGTCCTGGTACCGTCCCAACACAAGAGGAGATCTGTGACTGTATCACAGAGTTGCCTTCTCAAGGACCCTATTGTCAGCTTCAGCCTGCAG GCATTGCTACCATCACATTAAAATTATCAGTCAGACTTGGTGTAGTTTTCCAGGATGCTCTCAAGAATTCCTCTTCTGAACTGTATAAGACATACGAAAAAGACTTGGAAAATGCA TTTACAGCTAGCTACAAATCTTTGCCTGGCTTCGTATCAGCGAGAGTCACCAGTTTCAG GGCTGGAAGTGTTATTGTGGACTATGAGATCAAAGCTGCCCCAGCAACAGTCTCCCAAATCAAAAATGCCAGCAGAAACATTCAACACTCACTAGATACATCATATATGTTAATCCCTGATTCATTAGAAATAACAG GTCAAACCAACTTCTCTGTGTCCCCTGAGGACATTTTCCAGGGGGATACAGTAAAAATGAATTGTAAGACATGGGTGGATACAGGGAACGTGACCTGGTATCATTCTGGACATGAAATCTTGAATAGCATCCGGCATTCAATACGTACAATAACTATAGAAGAAATTACAAAGTCAGTTCTGGAAATTACCAGAGTTACACAGCATGATACTG GTCCTTATACTTGTGTTTTCATGAGCAGCAGTGTGGACTACACATTGTCATTTAAAGAAACACAAAATATAACAGTAGCTCCAATAAACGTTGTGCAATCAGGGGACACTGAAGTTGTATGTGACGGTACCAAAGTAACGCTGAGCTGCTGCGTTGATGGAAATATACAATCCTTTACTACTAACTGGAGACCAAATAGAGCAACAAATATTTTgg GAACCGTCAGTTTCACTCCAAACTGTACTGAGTACACTCTCCAAGCCAATCAGTCTCAGTGCCCAAACAAGTCTGACCCTGAGATAACGTACACGTGTGATGTGAGCACAGGGCATGGCGCCCTCAGAAGTAAAGCCATCAAAGTGACGTATTTACGAGTAG CAAATGTAGAAATATCTTCAAACACAAAAGCTCAAGTTTCTCAGGGACACAATTTTTCTCTAACATGCACCAGCAAAGTGAGCAATTGCAATAATGTCACCTGGCAAATCCAGTCTCAAATTATAGACTCTGGGCTATACCTCTGTAACTTGGAATCCCCAAGCAATGCGAGGTCCGTGCTCACAGTGAAGGCTGCCACTCAGGCCTGGAATG GCACCTATACTTGCACGTTCTTTCAGAAGTTTTTGCCAAGTTCTGCTAGTACAACAGTTGAGATTGTTCCTCTGCCTCTGAAGCAGAATATTGTACGGGATCCCATTCAAGGATTTATCCGATGCAATGTTTCTCAGGTCCTAAAGTGCTGCATAGACGGAATGGAAAACTATGATGTTACGTTCACAGTCCGACAAATGGAATTTAAGGGTG TGAGAAAAACACAAGGAAACCAAGTGTGCTACACATACAATTACACAGAAAGCTGCAACCTGCAGTCGGATGTCACAGCATATTGTACCTTTGTTAACCGCATTCAAGATAAGGTTGAAAGTGAAACTATGAGCCTAAGTATTATATCAG AAAATAAAGTTACGTGCTCAAACAGCATTGGTGTGGGACAGCAAGGAGCACAGATAATAAAACCATGCCCAGACTCTAAAGATGTGAATGGCACGAGCATCCCTGTCAGAGGGACTATAATCTATGTGTGTAACAACACCAACTGGGAAGTTGCTAGAAAGAGCTGCATATCTGACCAAATAAGCACACTGCTCAGTAGTGCTGAG TCTTTGGTGTCTGGTCCCCAGCCAGCAGAACAGCTAGCCACATATCTTGAGACTCTTCATAATATTACGATAAAGGAACAACAAGAAATAAACAATTCATCTGCAAACCTGGGGGCAGTAATTACCATTCTGGATTTGGTTTCAACCATCCCAACAGATGCAGAGCCACACACAATGACA AATTTCCTCTCTACAGTGGACATTATTGTCAACAGTTCCACAATACCTGCCTGGAAAGATCTGAACAATCAGCAGACAGAGAAGAGTTCTCtgttactgaaatcagtggagagaTTTTCCCGGTCCCTCCAGCCAGCTAATAATATCATTCCTTCTATCACCAACACCAACCTTCAGCTGCAAGGTATCATTATCACAGAAAATAGTATGTTGGACTATAATAAGAACTTTATTTTCCCCAGTTCAGCAAACCTGAGCGGTAATGTGCTAATTAGAAGAAATGAAACTGAGAACTTGAAACCAAACTCGACCATCATCACCGTGGCTTTCTCAACCCTCAAAGATATTCTGCCCAAGCCCAACGAGACAGGTAAGGTTGTGAATAGTTTGGTGATGATGACAACAACAATGAACAGCACGCTCCCTCCGGACTTCCAGATCTCTCTGACATTTGCCAAAAGCAATTCTTCCCTGGAAAAGCCCCAGTGTGTCTTTTGgaacttctctctctctggtaatGCAGGAGGATGGGATGACACCGGTTGTCACCTGAAGGATGAAGGAGACAATATCATTTGCACCTGCAGTCACTTGACTTCATTCTCAATTCTGATGTCGCCCGACCTGAAGCTGACCGCTCCTGGAACCCCACTAGATTACATTACCTACATCGGCCTGAGCATTTCCATAGCGAGCTTGATGATCTGCATATTAATTGAATCCCTGGTATGGAAATATGTGACCAAAAACAGAACCTCCTACATGCGTCACGTCTGTATATTGAACATAGCTGTGTCTCTTCTGATTGCAGACATCTggttcattgtctctgcctcccTACAAGACACAAAGAAGCTAGTGAATGGGAATGTCTGCATAGCTGCCACCTTTTTCATCCACTTGTTCTACCTCAGTGTCTTTTTCTGGATGCTTGCCCTGGGCCTCATGATCTTCTATCGCCTGGTCTTCATTTTACATGACACTAGCAAGACCATCCAGAAAGCTGTAGCATTCTCTTTGGGATATGGGTGCCCTCTTATTATATCAGTCATCACCATAGCTGTCACTCAGCCGCATGATGCTTACAGAAGGGAAAATGCCTGCTGGCTCAACTGGGAGAAAAGCAAAGCTCTCCTTGCCTTCGTTGTACCCGCGCTGATCATTGTGGCTGTGAATTCAATCATTGCGGTTGTAATCCTAGTCAAAATACTAAGGCCTGCCATTGGAGAGAAGCCAAGCAAGCAGGAGAGGAGCTCCTTGATTCAAGCCATCAAAAATGTTGCCACTCTGACGCCACTATTAGGCCTTACCTGGGGATTTGGACTCGCAACCCTTAGCAAAGACAGCTCAATAGTATTCCATATACTATTTACTCTCCTCAATGCTTTCCAA GGATTATTCATTCTGGTGTTTGGAACTCTCCGGGACAAGAAG GTATTAGAAGCCTTGCTGAACAAATATTCATTTGCAAGATGGAGTACGCAGCAAACAAAG